A DNA window from Luteolibacter luteus contains the following coding sequences:
- the corA gene encoding magnesium/cobalt transporter CorA: MLKRHFAPGASPATLVPHTEGEGAVKPRIHLLEYDANSFAEHEVTESADLLALIDAGKITWINIDGLGDIDALELLARKYGLHPLALEDVLNTGQRPKVEEFQDHLFIVAQMVYQDATECICGEQVSIFLGKNYVITVQEEPEYDVFNPVRERLRAGRGSIRKSKADYLAYALLDSIIDHYFPVLDELGRSIEDLEDQLLENPERSMVLKLHEHRRSLTQLRRYVWPLRDLVNGLLHDNSGQIKAPTKVFLRDCYDHTVQLMDFVESYKEITTGLMELYHSSVGLRTNEVMRVLTVITSIFIPLTFIVGVYGMNFSQEPPDNKTMPLNMPELYSPHGYIVVMGVMLVIAVAQLVFFRRKGWL, encoded by the coding sequence ATGTTGAAGCGCCATTTCGCGCCGGGTGCCTCTCCCGCGACCCTCGTGCCTCACACGGAGGGAGAGGGAGCCGTGAAGCCGAGGATCCATTTGCTCGAATACGATGCGAACAGCTTCGCGGAGCACGAGGTGACGGAGTCCGCCGATCTGCTGGCGCTGATCGATGCGGGGAAGATCACCTGGATCAACATCGACGGGTTGGGTGACATCGATGCGCTTGAGCTACTGGCCCGGAAATACGGGCTGCATCCGCTCGCCCTGGAGGATGTGCTGAATACGGGGCAGCGCCCCAAGGTGGAGGAATTCCAAGACCATCTCTTCATCGTGGCGCAGATGGTCTATCAGGATGCGACCGAGTGCATCTGCGGGGAACAGGTGAGCATCTTCCTGGGGAAGAACTACGTGATCACCGTTCAGGAGGAGCCGGAGTACGACGTCTTCAATCCGGTGCGCGAGCGCCTGCGCGCGGGCCGCGGGAGCATCCGCAAGTCGAAGGCGGACTACCTTGCCTATGCTTTGCTCGACTCGATCATCGACCACTACTTCCCGGTGCTCGATGAGCTGGGACGGTCGATCGAGGATCTGGAGGACCAGTTGTTGGAGAATCCGGAGCGTTCGATGGTGCTAAAGCTGCATGAGCATCGCAGGAGCCTCACTCAGCTCCGCCGTTACGTCTGGCCGTTGCGCGATCTGGTGAACGGCCTGCTCCATGACAATTCGGGGCAGATCAAGGCACCGACGAAGGTGTTCCTACGGGATTGCTATGACCACACGGTGCAGCTGATGGACTTCGTGGAAAGCTACAAGGAAATCACCACGGGCCTGATGGAGCTTTATCACTCGAGCGTCGGGCTGCGGACGAACGAAGTGATGCGGGTGTTGACGGTGATCACCTCGATCTTCATCCCGCTGACTTTCATCGTGGGGGTCTATGGGATGAACTTTTCCCAAGAGCCGCCGGACAACAAGACGATGCCGCTGAACATGCCGGAGCTCTACAGCCCGCACGGCTACATCGTAGTGATGGGAGTGATGCTGGTGATCGCGGTCGCGCAACTGGTATTCTTCAGAAGGAAGGGGTGGTTGTAG
- a CDS encoding PQQ-binding-like beta-propeller repeat protein, with amino-acid sequence MNRLSILALAALSLAPLQARDVLLQGKGKLALWRDGKVAWEMPWGGIHDIHQGKDGLIYVQKDMREVCGIDPKKKEVVWSYDSTKSNGNEGKRLEVHAFQPLEGGKMMIAESGVGRIIEIDKDGKLLKEVTLKREHPDAHRDTRLARKLDNGHYLVCQEGDGTVREYDAEGKVVWEYAVPMFGKEPKDGHGPEAFGNCTFSALRLKNGNTLLTTGNGHSVLEVTPAKEIVWKIEQKDLEGITLAWVTTLQILPNGNYVIGNCHAGPGQPILIELEPKTKKVMWKLDGFEEFGNDVSNSVVTKP; translated from the coding sequence ATGAACCGCCTCTCGATCCTCGCCCTCGCCGCCCTTTCGCTCGCTCCGCTTCAGGCCCGGGACGTCCTCCTGCAGGGAAAGGGGAAGCTCGCCCTGTGGCGTGATGGCAAGGTGGCTTGGGAGATGCCATGGGGCGGGATCCATGACATCCACCAGGGCAAGGACGGCCTGATCTATGTCCAGAAGGACATGCGCGAGGTCTGCGGGATCGACCCGAAGAAAAAGGAAGTGGTGTGGAGCTACGACTCGACGAAGAGCAATGGCAACGAAGGCAAGCGCCTGGAGGTCCATGCCTTCCAACCGCTTGAGGGCGGGAAGATGATGATCGCGGAAAGCGGCGTCGGCCGGATCATCGAGATCGATAAGGACGGTAAGCTTTTGAAAGAGGTCACGCTCAAGCGCGAACACCCCGATGCCCACCGCGACACGCGTCTGGCGCGCAAGCTCGACAACGGGCACTACCTCGTCTGCCAGGAAGGCGACGGGACAGTGCGCGAGTATGATGCCGAGGGGAAGGTGGTGTGGGAGTATGCGGTGCCGATGTTTGGCAAGGAGCCGAAGGACGGCCATGGCCCGGAAGCCTTCGGCAACTGCACCTTCAGCGCGCTGCGCCTGAAGAATGGCAACACGCTGCTGACGACGGGCAACGGTCACTCGGTGCTCGAGGTGACTCCGGCGAAGGAGATCGTCTGGAAGATCGAGCAGAAGGACCTCGAAGGCATCACGCTCGCATGGGTGACCACGCTGCAGATCCTGCCGAATGGCAACTATGTGATCGGCAACTGCCATGCGGGTCCGGGGCAGCCGATCCTGATCGAGCTGGAACCGAAGACGAAGAAGGTGATGTGGAAGCTGGATGGCTTCGAGGAGTTCGGGAACGATGTCTCGAACAGCGTGGTGACGAAGCCGTGA
- a CDS encoding EF-hand domain-containing protein has translation MTKLLLLGLVALPLAATSAHAQGTRKLDKRFLKADIDNNNALSPLEFQATQGKRVSAAYSRFRFNRADTDENGAISLNEFRASKAGTTNGKASRLDIFLTADLNDDDELSPDEYIDTLPPRVAYPKAIRSFDKRDKDDNGGLSPREFGIRRFPL, from the coding sequence ATGACCAAACTGCTTCTCCTCGGCCTCGTCGCCCTGCCGCTGGCCGCCACCAGTGCCCACGCTCAGGGCACCCGCAAGCTCGACAAGCGCTTCCTCAAGGCTGACATCGACAACAACAACGCACTGAGCCCTCTCGAGTTCCAAGCCACCCAAGGCAAGCGGGTTAGCGCTGCTTACAGCCGCTTCCGCTTCAACCGTGCGGACACCGACGAAAATGGCGCAATCTCCCTGAACGAGTTCCGCGCCAGCAAGGCAGGCACCACCAACGGCAAGGCTTCCCGCCTCGATATCTTCCTGACCGCGGACCTCAACGATGACGACGAGCTCTCGCCGGACGAGTACATCGACACCCTGCCGCCCCGCGTGGCCTACCCGAAGGCGATCCGCTCCTTCGACAAGCGCGACAAGGACGACAATGGCGGTCTCAGCCCGCGCGAGTTCGGCATCCGCCGCTTCCCGCTCTGA
- a CDS encoding SRPBCC family protein, with translation MLHSLAREQFLPIPLQEAWDFFSSPRNLDAITPPDLGFRIVHCPAEKMHEGQIIEYRVKVLPGLWVPWVTEIKAVEERRCFIDEQRFGPYKFWHHRHLFEAVEGGVKVSDLIHYMMPLGPCGAIAHAVFARRKLDRIFEFRRTELERRFGRRS, from the coding sequence ATGCTTCATTCCCTCGCCCGCGAGCAATTCCTTCCGATCCCGCTTCAGGAAGCTTGGGATTTCTTTTCCTCTCCGCGGAACCTGGATGCGATCACCCCGCCGGATCTGGGGTTCCGGATCGTTCACTGCCCGGCGGAGAAGATGCACGAGGGGCAGATCATCGAATACCGGGTGAAAGTCCTGCCCGGACTGTGGGTCCCGTGGGTGACTGAGATCAAGGCGGTGGAGGAGCGGCGCTGCTTCATCGATGAGCAGCGTTTCGGCCCCTACAAGTTCTGGCACCACCGGCATCTGTTCGAAGCGGTGGAAGGCGGGGTGAAGGTCAGCGACCTGATCCACTACATGATGCCGCTGGGGCCCTGCGGGGCGATCGCGCATGCGGTCTTTGCCCGCCGCAAGCTGGATCGGATCTTTGAATTCCGCCGTACAGAGTTGGAGCGACGGTTTGGCCGTCGCTCCTGA
- a CDS encoding pyridoxal-phosphate-dependent aminotransferase family protein, which produces MSRTMIGHRGSEFEALYASLQPGLQAIFGTSRPVFLSTSSAWGVMEGALRNLARKKVLCLCCGAFSDKWLDVAKKCGYEADSVQVEWGQQIDPEAVRAKLSEGGFDTVTFIHSETSTGVLSDLAAVSKVVKSFPDTMLIVDTVSSLSTVPVDMDANGIDVMLAGVQKALALPPGLCVFAVSEAGMERVKGTPNRGYYFDFVEFAKNAAANNTPSTPAISILYGLQYILGEIEKEGLETRFARHAKTNAMIHAWGAKHGFEHFAPEGYRSTALTCFKTPEGFDLSAFIKNLKTKHNFLINGGYGKIKGTTFRISNMGNETEATMQELIDAMDDVLG; this is translated from the coding sequence ATGTCGCGGACGATGATCGGTCACCGCGGCTCCGAGTTCGAAGCCCTCTACGCCTCGCTCCAGCCCGGCCTCCAAGCCATTTTCGGCACCTCTCGCCCCGTTTTCCTTTCCACTTCCTCCGCTTGGGGCGTGATGGAAGGCGCCCTCCGCAATCTCGCCCGCAAGAAGGTGCTCTGCCTCTGCTGCGGCGCCTTCTCGGACAAGTGGCTCGATGTCGCCAAGAAGTGCGGTTACGAGGCCGACTCCGTGCAGGTCGAGTGGGGCCAGCAGATCGACCCCGAGGCGGTCCGCGCGAAACTCTCCGAAGGTGGCTTCGACACCGTGACCTTCATCCATAGCGAAACCTCCACCGGCGTCCTTAGCGATCTCGCTGCCGTGTCTAAGGTGGTGAAGTCCTTCCCGGACACCATGCTGATCGTGGATACTGTTTCCTCGCTCTCGACCGTGCCGGTGGACATGGATGCCAATGGCATCGACGTGATGCTTGCCGGCGTCCAGAAGGCACTCGCCCTGCCTCCCGGCCTCTGCGTCTTCGCCGTTTCGGAAGCGGGCATGGAGCGCGTCAAAGGCACGCCGAACCGCGGCTATTACTTCGACTTCGTGGAGTTCGCCAAAAACGCCGCCGCCAACAACACCCCGTCCACCCCGGCCATCTCCATCCTCTACGGATTGCAGTACATCCTCGGTGAGATCGAGAAGGAAGGCCTCGAGACCCGCTTCGCACGCCACGCCAAGACCAACGCGATGATCCACGCCTGGGGCGCCAAGCACGGCTTCGAGCACTTCGCTCCGGAAGGCTACCGCTCCACCGCTCTGACCTGCTTCAAGACCCCCGAGGGCTTCGACCTCTCCGCCTTCATCAAGAACCTGAAGACGAAGCACAACTTCCTCATCAACGGCGGCTACGGCAAGATCAAGGGAACCACCTTCCGCATCTCCAACATGGGCAACGAAACCGAAGCCACCATGCAGGAGCTGATCGACGCCATGGACGACGTCCTCGGCTGA
- a CDS encoding 3-keto-disaccharide hydrolase translates to MKTALLLLAVAIPAFAAEPNTLSPEEKKENFKLLFDGKSLKGWHTYKQKEPKEQWKVEDDAITLTAGGGGDLVTDDDYADFDFRCEWKIADQGNSGIMWHSTEDHDYPWVSGPEYQILDSFDKPGHKYAHETKKGNIAGCFYDIYPGKVEWSKPVGEWNETRIVIKGTKVTLYLNGNVTSDVDTESPEFKAALDKSKFKGWEFFNKAKKGHIVFQDHGDKVAFRNIRIKKL, encoded by the coding sequence ATGAAAACCGCACTGCTTCTGCTCGCCGTGGCTATTCCCGCATTCGCCGCTGAACCGAACACCCTCAGTCCCGAGGAGAAAAAGGAGAACTTCAAGCTCCTCTTCGACGGCAAGTCCCTGAAGGGCTGGCACACCTACAAGCAAAAGGAACCGAAGGAACAGTGGAAGGTGGAGGACGACGCCATCACCCTGACCGCCGGCGGCGGTGGCGATCTGGTGACCGATGACGACTACGCCGACTTCGATTTCCGCTGCGAGTGGAAGATCGCTGACCAAGGCAACTCCGGTATCATGTGGCATTCCACCGAAGACCACGACTACCCTTGGGTGAGCGGTCCGGAGTACCAGATCCTCGATTCCTTCGACAAACCGGGCCACAAGTACGCCCACGAAACCAAGAAGGGCAACATCGCCGGATGCTTCTACGACATCTACCCGGGCAAGGTCGAATGGTCCAAGCCGGTCGGCGAATGGAATGAAACCCGCATTGTGATCAAAGGCACCAAGGTGACCCTCTACCTCAATGGCAATGTGACCTCCGACGTGGATACCGAAAGCCCCGAGTTCAAGGCCGCCCTCGACAAGTCCAAGTTCAAGGGCTGGGAATTCTTCAACAAGGCCAAGAAGGGCCACATCGTGTTCCAAGACCACGGTGACAAGGTCGCCTTCCGCAACATCCGCATCAAGAAGCTGTAA